A genomic region of Bradyrhizobium sp. ORS 278 contains the following coding sequences:
- a CDS encoding ABC transporter permease, with translation MAHGDTVPMPEAQARRAGGIASLLRSQMRNIAPFLTLIFLTAFFAIASPSFATLDNVGNILTQVSVTGIIAVGLTFVILCAEIDLSIAAIANVTGIAVAYFTLQESYVNIANVPLPGVAAILLALALCALLGVVNAFGLTVIGIPSFIMTLAMMQIAAGISAMLVRGQIAYKVPPLITTLGSGSIAGIPWIVVVAALMLLLGHLVLTYTRFGRYVYMVGGNREAAEYSGLNVKLILGSVMVISAVCSGIGGMLGVAHFGSAQQNEFDTYLLDSIAAVVVGGTSLFGGRGGIGNTIVGLFVLGVLNNGLDHVNIDSFLKILIRGLILLAALVINVYAQRLRAKAAD, from the coding sequence ATGGCGCATGGCGACACAGTTCCGATGCCGGAGGCGCAAGCGCGCCGCGCCGGCGGCATCGCGTCGCTGCTGCGGTCGCAGATGCGCAACATCGCGCCGTTCCTGACCTTGATCTTCCTTACGGCGTTCTTCGCGATAGCCAGCCCGTCCTTCGCGACGCTCGACAATGTCGGCAACATCCTGACGCAGGTGTCCGTCACCGGCATCATCGCCGTCGGCCTGACCTTCGTCATCCTCTGCGCCGAGATCGACCTGTCGATCGCGGCCATCGCCAACGTCACCGGCATCGCGGTCGCCTACTTCACCTTGCAGGAGTCCTACGTCAATATCGCCAATGTCCCGCTGCCGGGCGTTGCCGCGATTTTGCTGGCGCTGGCGCTGTGCGCACTGCTCGGTGTGGTCAACGCCTTTGGCCTGACCGTCATCGGCATCCCCTCCTTCATCATGACCTTGGCGATGATGCAGATCGCTGCGGGCATCTCGGCCATGCTGGTGCGCGGCCAGATCGCCTACAAGGTACCGCCCTTGATCACGACGCTGGGCTCCGGCTCGATCGCCGGTATCCCCTGGATCGTGGTCGTCGCCGCGCTGATGCTTCTGCTCGGCCACCTCGTGCTGACCTACACGCGCTTCGGCCGCTACGTCTACATGGTCGGCGGCAACCGCGAAGCGGCGGAATATTCCGGCCTGAACGTCAAGCTCATCCTAGGCAGCGTGATGGTGATCTCGGCGGTCTGCTCGGGCATCGGCGGCATGCTCGGCGTGGCGCATTTCGGCAGCGCGCAGCAGAACGAGTTCGACACCTATCTGCTCGACTCGATCGCCGCGGTCGTGGTCGGCGGCACCAGCCTGTTCGGCGGCCGCGGCGGCATCGGAAATACCATCGTCGGCCTGTTCGTGCTCGGCGTGCTCAACAACGGCCTCGACCACGTCAACATTGATAGCTTCCTGAAGATCCTGATCCGCGGTCTGATCCTGCTGGCGGCATTGGTGATCAACGTCTACGCCCAACGCCTGCGCGCAAAGGCGGCGGATTGA
- the mtnK gene encoding S-methyl-5-thioribose kinase has protein sequence MTTSGAAGQGTPSGYRILNEPDLRGTLAAVPAVAAQLGGPAEHWSITEVGDGNLNLVFIVKGTAGGLAVKQALPYVRLVGESWPLPLSRAHYEHLALAHQNRLAPGLVPAIVHHDPALALTAMELLEPHIIMRKGLVAGTIYPAFVDHITTFMARTLFFSSDLALSAAAKKEAIASFAGNHALCKITEDLIFTDPYRIAEQNRWTAPWLDATAADIRADLDLHVAISRLKLKFLSSAEALIHGDLHTGSIMVTERETKVIDPEFAFYGPMGFDVGAVLANLLMAYFASAGHERSHGDREAFESWVLGTAGQVWSGFADKFLELWRSGATGDAYPLSLFPDESGAARLEAERQAYMARVFHDAVGFTAAKIIRRILGLAHNIDFELIEDPRRRAISEARALRLARRLMVETASFASVEAVTTAARDLRHWQPAF, from the coding sequence GTGACGACATCGGGCGCAGCCGGGCAGGGGACGCCGTCAGGCTATCGCATTCTCAATGAACCCGATTTGCGCGGCACCCTCGCAGCCGTGCCGGCGGTCGCAGCTCAACTCGGCGGGCCGGCCGAGCACTGGTCGATCACCGAGGTCGGCGACGGCAATCTCAATCTCGTTTTCATCGTCAAGGGCACGGCTGGCGGCCTCGCCGTGAAGCAGGCTCTGCCTTATGTGCGCCTGGTCGGCGAAAGCTGGCCGCTGCCGCTGTCACGCGCCCACTACGAGCATCTGGCGCTGGCGCATCAGAACCGTCTCGCGCCCGGCCTCGTACCGGCGATCGTGCATCATGACCCGGCGCTGGCGCTCACGGCGATGGAGCTGCTCGAGCCGCACATCATCATGCGCAAGGGGCTGGTCGCAGGTACGATCTATCCGGCCTTCGTCGATCACATCACGACGTTCATGGCGCGGACGCTGTTCTTCTCGTCGGACCTCGCGCTCTCGGCGGCAGCCAAGAAGGAAGCGATCGCCAGCTTTGCCGGCAATCACGCGCTGTGCAAGATCACCGAGGATCTGATCTTCACCGATCCCTATCGCATCGCCGAGCAGAACCGCTGGACCGCGCCGTGGCTCGACGCGACCGCCGCCGACATCCGCGCCGATCTCGATCTGCATGTCGCGATCTCCCGGCTGAAGCTGAAATTCCTGTCGAGCGCCGAGGCGCTGATCCATGGTGATCTGCACACCGGCTCGATCATGGTCACGGAGCGAGAGACCAAGGTGATCGATCCCGAATTCGCCTTCTATGGCCCGATGGGATTCGATGTCGGCGCGGTGCTGGCCAATCTGCTGATGGCGTATTTCGCGTCCGCCGGTCATGAGCGATCGCACGGCGACAGAGAGGCCTTCGAGAGCTGGGTGCTTGGTACGGCCGGCCAGGTCTGGAGTGGATTCGCGGACAAGTTCCTGGAGTTGTGGCGCAGCGGAGCGACTGGCGATGCCTATCCGCTTTCGCTGTTTCCCGACGAGTCGGGCGCAGCACGGCTAGAGGCGGAGCGACAGGCCTACATGGCCAGGGTGTTTCACGACGCCGTCGGTTTCACGGCAGCCAAGATCATCCGTCGCATTCTGGGGCTCGCGCATAACATCGATTTCGAATTGATCGAGGATCCAAGGCGGCGCGCGATAAGCGAGGCGCGGGCGCTACGACTCGCGCGAAGGCTGATGGTGGAGACAGCGTCCTTCGCGTCGGTCGAAGCGGTGACGACGGCTGCGCGCGACTTGCGCCACTGGCAGCCAGCCTTCTAG
- a CDS encoding DUF1467 family protein — protein MAYTISTWLAIYFVMWWVTLFVTLPFGVRSQHETGGASPGTDPGAPTISLMGRRLIWTTLLSAVVFGLGLAAYQAGYLNIERLSKLMGMPF, from the coding sequence ATGGCCTATACGATCTCAACCTGGCTCGCGATCTACTTCGTGATGTGGTGGGTGACCTTGTTCGTCACCCTGCCGTTCGGCGTGCGTAGCCAGCACGAGACTGGCGGCGCGTCGCCCGGCACCGATCCCGGCGCGCCGACCATCAGCCTGATGGGCCGCCGCCTGATTTGGACCACGCTGCTCTCGGCCGTGGTTTTCGGCCTTGGGCTTGCGGCCTATCAGGCCGGTTATCTCAACATCGAGCGGCTTTCGAAGCTGATGGGCATGCCGTTCTAG
- the mce gene encoding methylmalonyl-CoA epimerase, which produces MLGRLNHVAIAVKDAEKAAKIYGAAFGAEISSAVPLPEHGVITVFVTLPNTKIEFIQPLGEASPISKFLERNADGGIHHVCYEVADIIASRDTLIKEGARVLGDGQPKIGAHGKPVLFLHPKDFSGALVEIEQA; this is translated from the coding sequence ATGCTGGGCCGGCTCAATCACGTCGCGATCGCGGTCAAGGACGCGGAGAAGGCTGCGAAGATCTACGGCGCGGCGTTCGGCGCCGAGATCTCCTCGGCGGTCCCGCTGCCGGAGCACGGCGTGATAACCGTGTTCGTCACCTTGCCGAACACCAAGATCGAGTTCATCCAGCCGCTCGGCGAGGCTTCGCCGATCTCCAAGTTTCTCGAGCGCAATGCCGATGGTGGCATCCACCACGTCTGCTACGAGGTGGCCGATATCATCGCCTCGCGCGATACGCTGATCAAGGAAGGCGCCCGCGTGCTCGGCGACGGCCAGCCGAAGATCGGCGCGCATGGCAAGCCCGTGCTGTTCCTGCACCCGAAGGATTTTTCGGGCGCGCTTGTCGAGATCGAGCAGGCCTGA
- a CDS encoding ribonuclease J: protein MARPDELTFAPLGGVGEIGMNLSIYGLGNRHQRSWLAIDLGVSFGDEEHLPGIDLIMPDVSFLEKEGKNLVGLVLTHAHEDHFGAIIDLWPRLKCPIYATKFSAALFEAKCEAERLPAKIPVKVIPSGGRVDIGPFNVEFIPVAHSIPESHALAIHTEVGTVLHTGDWKIDPTPVLGAPTDEKRLRELGDAGLLALIGDSTNAVREGRSPSEAEVAKSIAKLVKEAKGRVAVTTFASNVARIRAVADAAREAEREVVIVGRAMERVVQVARETGYLDGVQNFRGMDLYGHFPPDKVLALCTGSQGEPRAALARIANDDHPLVTLNKGDTVIFSSRTIPGNEKAVGAVINGLVQQGIEIITDRDHLVHVSGHPRRDELRDMIAWTRPQLLIPVHGEALHLNEHAKLARACGVPRVITCRNGDLVKLGPGDPGIIDELPSGRLYKDGTILEDSKSRAVVERRKMSFAGCIFVAMAVTEKGELADDPEVDMVGIPEKTTAGEPMDDIVFDAVVSTFEGLPRARRRDPDAAAESVRRAVRSAVNEQWGKKPICLVHVLEV from the coding sequence ATGGCACGTCCGGACGAACTGACCTTTGCGCCGCTCGGCGGCGTGGGCGAGATCGGCATGAACCTGTCGATCTACGGCCTCGGCAACCGCCACCAGCGCTCCTGGCTCGCGATCGATCTCGGCGTCTCCTTCGGCGACGAGGAGCATCTGCCGGGCATCGATCTGATCATGCCGGACGTGAGCTTCCTGGAGAAGGAGGGCAAGAACCTCGTCGGCCTGGTGCTGACCCACGCGCATGAAGACCATTTCGGCGCGATCATCGATCTCTGGCCGCGGCTGAAATGCCCGATCTACGCGACCAAGTTCAGCGCGGCGTTGTTCGAGGCGAAGTGCGAAGCCGAGCGGTTGCCGGCCAAGATTCCGGTCAAGGTGATCCCGTCGGGCGGCCGCGTCGATATCGGCCCGTTCAACGTCGAGTTCATCCCGGTCGCGCATTCGATTCCGGAATCGCATGCGCTCGCCATCCACACCGAGGTCGGCACTGTCCTGCACACCGGCGACTGGAAGATCGATCCGACGCCGGTGCTGGGCGCGCCGACCGACGAGAAGCGGCTGCGCGAGCTCGGCGATGCCGGGCTGCTCGCGCTCATCGGCGACTCGACCAACGCTGTGCGCGAGGGACGTTCGCCGTCCGAGGCCGAAGTCGCCAAGAGCATCGCCAAGCTGGTCAAGGAAGCGAAGGGGCGCGTCGCCGTCACTACCTTCGCCTCCAACGTGGCGCGTATTCGCGCCGTCGCCGATGCGGCACGCGAGGCCGAGCGCGAGGTCGTCATCGTCGGCCGCGCCATGGAGCGCGTTGTGCAGGTGGCGCGCGAGACCGGCTATCTCGACGGCGTGCAGAACTTCCGCGGCATGGATCTCTACGGCCACTTTCCGCCGGACAAGGTGCTGGCGCTTTGCACCGGCAGCCAGGGCGAGCCGCGCGCGGCGCTGGCGCGTATCGCCAATGACGATCATCCGCTGGTCACGCTCAACAAGGGCGACACGGTCATCTTCTCCTCGCGCACCATCCCCGGCAATGAGAAGGCCGTCGGCGCGGTGATCAATGGACTGGTGCAGCAGGGCATTGAGATCATCACCGATCGCGATCATCTGGTGCACGTTTCCGGCCATCCGCGCCGCGACGAGCTGCGCGACATGATCGCCTGGACGCGGCCTCAGCTCTTGATCCCCGTCCATGGCGAGGCGCTGCACCTCAACGAGCACGCCAAGCTGGCGCGCGCCTGCGGCGTGCCGAGGGTCATCACCTGCCGCAATGGCGATCTGGTCAAGCTTGGGCCAGGCGACCCCGGCATCATCGACGAACTGCCATCGGGCCGGCTCTACAAGGACGGTACCATCCTCGAGGACTCGAAGTCGCGCGCCGTTGTCGAGCGCCGCAAGATGAGTTTTGCCGGCTGCATCTTCGTGGCCATGGCCGTCACCGAGAAGGGCGAGCTCGCCGACGATCCCGAAGTCGACATGGTCGGCATTCCCGAGAAGACGACGGCGGGCGAGCCGATGGACGACATCGTGTTCGACGCCGTGGTCTCGACCTTCGAAGGCCTGCCGCGGGCGCGCCGGCGTGATCCGGACGCTGCGGCCGAGTCGGTGCGGCGCGCGGTGCGCTCCGCGGTCAACGAGCAGTGGGGCAAGAAACCGATCTGCCTCGTTCACGTATTGGAAGTCTGA
- a CDS encoding biotin--[acetyl-CoA-carboxylase] ligase, protein MTLALGARAAAGGYGLVVFDQAGSTNVEALVAARNGAKAPCWFVTTEQTAGRGRRHRPWIAPRGNLASSVLEVLDVIPAVAATLGFAACLAIENALRQVSLEAVLRSGGSPALDLAVKWPNDVLAGGRKIVGMLLEAEQVASGLAVVAGIGTNVVAAPTDTPTPAVSLRDLGVEVSAEDLFTALSDNWVEYFGIWNAGRGFGDIRKLWLERAAGLGQPVAIRSGHAIIEGIFDTIDEQGCMLVRTAEGRLEPITAGDVHFGSVASKGAV, encoded by the coding sequence ATGACGTTGGCGCTCGGAGCCCGTGCCGCTGCCGGCGGCTACGGGCTCGTCGTCTTCGATCAGGCCGGCTCGACCAATGTCGAGGCCTTGGTCGCGGCGCGGAACGGCGCGAAAGCGCCTTGCTGGTTCGTGACCACGGAGCAGACGGCGGGGCGCGGCCGCCGCCATCGACCCTGGATCGCCCCGCGCGGCAACCTGGCGTCCTCCGTGCTCGAAGTGCTCGACGTCATTCCGGCCGTCGCCGCGACGCTCGGATTTGCGGCCTGCCTTGCGATCGAAAACGCTCTGCGCCAGGTCAGCCTCGAGGCTGTGCTGCGGTCCGGTGGCAGCCCGGCACTGGATCTCGCGGTGAAATGGCCGAACGACGTGCTCGCGGGCGGACGCAAGATCGTCGGTATGCTGCTCGAGGCCGAGCAGGTAGCCTCCGGGCTGGCTGTCGTGGCCGGCATCGGCACCAATGTGGTGGCGGCGCCGACCGATACCCCGACACCGGCGGTCTCGCTGCGGGACCTCGGCGTCGAGGTCAGCGCCGAGGACCTGTTCACGGCGCTCTCCGACAATTGGGTCGAATATTTCGGCATCTGGAACGCGGGTCGCGGCTTCGGCGACATCCGAAAGCTGTGGCTTGAGCGGGCAGCAGGGCTCGGTCAGCCCGTCGCGATCAGGTCCGGACATGCTATCATCGAGGGGATTTTCGACACGATCGACGAACAGGGTTGTATGCTGGTGCGGACCGCGGAGGGACGATTGGAGCCGATCACGGCCGGTGATGTTCATTTCGGCTCGGTCGCATCCAAGGGAGCGGTCTAG
- the nuoN gene encoding NADH-quinone oxidoreductase subunit NuoN yields MIENLGPQLWVVLPELLLALGAMALLMLGAFRGQGTTGIVTGLAVVLLIVVGILVLRQPAGQAFGGSFIADSYARFLKILAIIGSIGTLVMSAEFLSKPDRRIFEYAILVLLSTLGMLVLISAGDLIALYLGLELMSLALYVVAASHRDNVKSTEAGLKYFVLGALSSGMLLYGASLVYGFTGTVSFAGIAAATKTGSVGVIFGLVFLFAGMCFKVSAVPFHMWTPDVYEGAPTPVTAFFASAPKVAAIAVFARVALTAFPGITFQWQQIIVFVSIASMALGSFAAIGQTNIKRLMAYSSIGHMGFALVGLAAGTVEGAQGVLTYIAIYVAMTLGSFAVIMAIKRNGQSFEKISDFAGLSRTNPLLAFFFAMLLFSLAGVPPLAGFFAKWYVFVAAIKGGLFTLSVIGVLTSVVGAYYYLLIVKTMYFDQPLPTVDPVRIELRTVLAISGIFNILFFAYPGPLVSAAAAAAKSLF; encoded by the coding sequence ATGATCGAGAATCTTGGGCCTCAGCTTTGGGTGGTGCTGCCGGAGCTGCTGCTGGCCTTGGGGGCCATGGCGCTGTTGATGCTGGGCGCGTTTCGCGGCCAGGGGACGACGGGGATCGTCACCGGCCTCGCGGTCGTGCTGCTGATCGTGGTCGGCATCCTGGTGCTGAGGCAGCCGGCCGGGCAGGCGTTCGGCGGCAGCTTCATCGCCGACAGCTATGCGCGCTTTCTGAAGATCCTGGCGATCATCGGCTCGATCGGCACGCTGGTGATGTCGGCGGAGTTTCTCTCCAAGCCGGACCGCCGCATCTTCGAATATGCGATCCTGGTGCTGCTCTCGACCTTGGGCATGCTGGTCCTGATCTCGGCCGGCGATCTGATCGCGCTCTATCTCGGCCTCGAGCTGATGTCGCTCGCGCTTTACGTCGTCGCCGCCAGCCATCGCGACAACGTCAAGTCGACCGAGGCCGGCCTGAAGTACTTCGTGCTCGGCGCGCTTTCGTCCGGCATGCTCCTCTACGGCGCCTCGCTGGTCTACGGCTTCACCGGCACGGTGAGCTTTGCCGGAATTGCCGCGGCGACCAAGACCGGCAGCGTCGGCGTGATCTTCGGCCTCGTCTTCCTGTTCGCCGGCATGTGCTTCAAGGTCTCGGCCGTGCCGTTCCACATGTGGACGCCGGACGTCTATGAAGGCGCGCCGACGCCGGTGACGGCGTTCTTCGCCTCGGCACCGAAGGTCGCCGCGATCGCCGTGTTCGCGCGCGTCGCGCTCACCGCGTTCCCGGGCATCACCTTCCAGTGGCAGCAGATCATCGTGTTCGTTTCGATCGCCTCGATGGCGCTCGGCTCGTTCGCCGCGATCGGCCAGACCAACATCAAGCGGCTGATGGCCTACTCGTCGATCGGCCACATGGGCTTCGCGCTGGTCGGCCTCGCCGCCGGCACGGTGGAAGGCGCGCAGGGCGTGCTGACCTATATCGCGATCTATGTCGCGATGACGCTGGGCTCATTCGCGGTGATCATGGCGATCAAGCGCAACGGCCAGTCGTTCGAGAAGATCAGCGACTTCGCCGGTCTGTCCCGCACCAACCCGCTGCTGGCCTTCTTCTTCGCAATGCTCTTGTTCTCGCTGGCCGGCGTCCCGCCACTCGCGGGCTTCTTCGCCAAATGGTACGTCTTCGTCGCCGCGATCAAGGGCGGTCTGTTCACGCTGTCGGTGATCGGCGTGCTGACCAGCGTCGTCGGCGCCTACTATTATCTGCTCATCGTCAAGACGATGTATTTCGACCAGCCGCTGCCGACGGTCGATCCGGTCCGGATCGAGCTGCGCACCGTGCTCGCGATCTCCGGCATCTTCAACATCCTGTTCTTCGCCTATCCCGGCCCGCTGGTCAGCGCCGCTGCGGCCGCGGCGAAGTCGCTGTTCTAG
- a CDS encoding NADH-quinone oxidoreductase subunit M, whose translation MTTWPILSVVTFLPLVGALLIYLVRGDDEAAQRNARWIALWTTLITFAVSVILVLRFDPNLTDFQFVEKKNWLAAGISYHMGVDGISLPFVILTTALMPFCIIASWKSVKNRLREYMMAFLILETLMVGTFSALDLVLFYLFFEGGLIPMFLIIGVWGGPRRVYASFKFFLYTLLGSVLMLLAIMALYWNAGTTDIPTLMHTAVPRSLQTWAWLAFFASFAVKMPMWPVHTWLPDAHVEAPTAGSVILAAILLKMGGYGFLRFSLPMFPLASHDFAPLVWTLSAIAIIYTSLVALMQEDIKKLIAYSSVAHMGFVTMGIFAGTMQGVAGGVFQMISHGIVSGALFLCVGVVYDRMHTREIAAYGGLVNRMPVYALVFMVFTMANVGLPGTSGFVGEFMTLLGTFKVSIPTAFFATFGVILSAAYALWLYRKVVFGALTKPSLASIKDLTWREGMILFPLVALTILFGVYPKPILDMSAASVQQLVTNYNTAVTAVKAAALLQ comes from the coding sequence ATGACCACCTGGCCAATTCTCTCTGTCGTCACCTTCCTGCCGCTCGTCGGCGCGCTGCTGATCTATCTGGTCCGTGGCGACGACGAGGCCGCCCAGCGCAATGCGCGCTGGATCGCGCTGTGGACCACGCTGATCACCTTCGCGGTGTCGGTGATCCTGGTGCTGCGCTTCGACCCCAACCTGACCGACTTCCAGTTCGTCGAGAAGAAGAACTGGCTGGCGGCCGGCATCAGCTACCACATGGGTGTCGACGGCATCTCGCTGCCATTCGTGATCCTGACCACCGCCTTGATGCCGTTTTGCATCATCGCTAGCTGGAAGTCGGTGAAGAACCGCCTGCGCGAATACATGATGGCGTTCCTGATCCTGGAAACGCTGATGGTCGGCACCTTCTCGGCGCTCGACCTCGTGCTGTTCTACCTGTTCTTCGAGGGCGGCCTGATCCCGATGTTCCTGATCATCGGCGTCTGGGGCGGCCCGCGCCGGGTCTACGCGTCGTTCAAGTTCTTCCTCTACACCTTGCTCGGCTCGGTGCTGATGCTGCTCGCCATCATGGCGCTGTACTGGAACGCCGGCACGACCGACATCCCGACCCTGATGCACACGGCGGTGCCGCGCAGCTTGCAGACCTGGGCCTGGCTTGCCTTCTTCGCCTCCTTCGCGGTGAAGATGCCGATGTGGCCGGTGCACACCTGGCTGCCGGATGCGCACGTCGAGGCGCCGACCGCCGGCTCGGTGATCCTGGCCGCGATCCTGCTGAAGATGGGCGGCTACGGCTTCCTGCGCTTCTCGCTGCCGATGTTCCCGCTGGCCTCGCACGACTTCGCGCCGCTGGTGTGGACGCTGTCGGCGATCGCGATCATCTACACCTCGCTGGTCGCGCTGATGCAGGAGGACATCAAGAAGCTCATCGCCTACTCGTCGGTGGCGCATATGGGCTTCGTGACGATGGGCATCTTCGCCGGCACCATGCAGGGTGTCGCCGGCGGCGTGTTCCAGATGATCTCGCACGGCATCGTCTCGGGCGCGCTGTTCCTTTGCGTCGGCGTCGTCTACGACCGCATGCACACCCGCGAGATCGCGGCCTATGGCGGCCTCGTCAACCGGATGCCGGTCTACGCGCTGGTGTTCATGGTGTTCACCATGGCCAATGTCGGTCTGCCCGGCACCTCCGGCTTCGTCGGCGAGTTCATGACCCTGCTCGGCACCTTCAAGGTGTCGATTCCGACCGCGTTCTTCGCAACCTTCGGCGTCATCCTGTCGGCCGCCTATGCGCTGTGGCTGTATCGCAAGGTGGTGTTCGGCGCGCTGACCAAGCCGTCGCTCGCGAGCATCAAGGATCTCACCTGGCGTGAAGGCATGATCCTGTTTCCGCTGGTGGCGCTGACCATCCTGTTCGGCGTCTATCCGAAGCCGATCCTGGACATGTCGGCGGCCTCGGTGCAGCAGCTCGTCACCAACTACAATACCGCCGTGACGGCCGTGAAGGCCGCCGCGCTGCTCCAATGA
- the nuoL gene encoding NADH-quinone oxidoreductase subunit L, with protein MIQAIVFLPLLGAILAGLIALLGAHGRHPSGDEVEHHDDGHGHGAADAHAHAHDDHGHDDHGHGHDDHHVAEPPASGTWAAQAITTALLFVSAALSWATLVSVGFMHHEAGVKELLPWINSGELQVAWSLRVDTLTAVMLVVVTSVSSLVHLYSIGYMDEDPNRPRFFAYLSLFTFAMLMLVTANNLVQLFFGWEGVGLASYLLIGFWFQKPSANAAAIKAFVVNRVGDFGFALGIFAIFLLTKSTDFETIFAAAPSIAGKTTINFLGWHADALTLTCLLLFMGAMGKSAQFLLHTWLPDAMEGPTPVSALIHAATMVTAGVFMVARLSPLFELAPNAQAVVMFFGATTAFFAATIGLVQNDIKRIVAYSTCSQLGYMFVAMGAGAYSVGMFHLFTHAFFKALLFLGAGSVIYAMHHEQDIRNMGGLWRKIPYTFAMMTVGTLALTGFPGFAGFFSKDAIIETAYAAHNPFATYAYFLTIVAAGLTSFYSWRLVFKTFFGTPHDQHHYDAAHESPIWMLIPLGVLGAGSVLAGVLFKGFFVHPHGVEEFFGESLKMNPHILEDMEHMPFWLGQLPLAMMVIGFFVSLLFYVKRPDIPEELAAQQPLLYNFLLNKWYFDELYDFIFVRPAKWLGRFLWKKGDGFVIDGFGPDGVSARVLDVTRNVVKIQTGYLYHYAFAMLIGVAGLITWFMFMGGQQ; from the coding sequence ATGATCCAGGCCATTGTGTTTCTGCCGCTGCTGGGCGCGATCCTGGCCGGCCTGATCGCGCTGCTTGGCGCCCATGGGCGCCATCCGAGTGGCGACGAGGTCGAGCATCACGACGACGGGCATGGTCACGGCGCCGCCGACGCGCATGCCCATGCGCATGACGACCACGGCCACGATGATCATGGCCACGGCCACGACGATCACCATGTCGCCGAGCCGCCGGCCTCCGGTACCTGGGCCGCGCAGGCGATCACGACCGCGCTGCTGTTCGTCTCGGCCGCGCTGTCCTGGGCGACCTTGGTCAGCGTCGGCTTCATGCACCACGAAGCCGGCGTGAAGGAGCTGCTGCCCTGGATCAATTCCGGCGAGCTGCAGGTCGCCTGGTCGCTGCGTGTCGATACGCTGACGGCCGTGATGCTGGTCGTGGTGACGAGCGTCTCCTCGCTCGTGCATCTCTATTCGATCGGCTACATGGACGAGGATCCGAACCGTCCGCGCTTCTTTGCCTATCTCTCGCTGTTCACCTTCGCGATGCTGATGCTGGTGACCGCGAACAACCTCGTGCAGCTGTTCTTCGGCTGGGAGGGCGTGGGTCTCGCCAGCTACCTGCTGATCGGCTTCTGGTTCCAGAAGCCCTCGGCCAATGCCGCCGCGATCAAGGCCTTCGTCGTCAACCGCGTCGGCGATTTCGGCTTCGCGCTCGGCATCTTCGCGATCTTCCTGCTGACGAAGTCGACCGACTTCGAGACCATCTTCGCCGCCGCGCCGAGCATCGCCGGCAAGACGACGATCAACTTCCTCGGCTGGCACGCCGACGCGCTGACCTTGACCTGTTTGCTGCTGTTCATGGGCGCCATGGGCAAGTCGGCGCAGTTCCTGCTGCACACCTGGCTGCCGGACGCGATGGAAGGTCCGACCCCGGTCTCGGCGCTGATCCATGCGGCGACCATGGTCACCGCCGGCGTCTTCATGGTGGCGCGCCTGTCGCCGCTGTTCGAGCTCGCGCCGAACGCGCAGGCCGTCGTGATGTTCTTCGGCGCCACCACGGCGTTCTTCGCGGCGACCATCGGCCTTGTGCAGAACGACATCAAGCGCATCGTCGCCTATTCGACCTGTTCGCAGCTCGGCTACATGTTCGTGGCAATGGGAGCAGGGGCCTACTCGGTCGGCATGTTCCACCTGTTCACGCACGCCTTCTTCAAGGCGTTGCTGTTCTTGGGTGCGGGCTCGGTGATCTACGCGATGCACCACGAGCAGGACATCCGCAACATGGGCGGCCTGTGGCGCAAGATCCCGTACACCTTCGCGATGATGACGGTCGGCACTCTGGCGCTGACCGGGTTCCCGGGGTTCGCCGGCTTCTTTTCCAAGGACGCGATCATCGAGACCGCCTATGCCGCGCACAATCCTTTCGCGACCTATGCCTACTTCCTGACGATCGTCGCCGCCGGCCTGACCTCGTTCTACTCCTGGCGCCTGGTGTTCAAGACCTTCTTCGGCACGCCGCACGACCAGCATCATTACGACGCGGCTCATGAAAGCCCGATCTGGATGCTGATCCCGCTCGGCGTGCTCGGGGCGGGCTCGGTCCTGGCGGGCGTCCTGTTCAAGGGCTTCTTCGTACATCCGCACGGCGTCGAGGAATTCTTCGGCGAGTCGCTGAAGATGAACCCGCACATCCTCGAAGACATGGAGCACATGCCGTTCTGGCTGGGCCAGTTGCCGCTCGCCATGATGGTCATCGGATTCTTCGTGTCCTTGTTGTTCTACGTCAAGCGTCCGGACATTCCGGAGGAGCTCGCCGCGCAGCAGCCGCTGCTCTACAACTTCCTGCTCAACAAGTGGTACTTCGACGAGCTGTATGATTTCATCTTCGTCCGTCCGGCGAAGTGGCTCGGCCGCTTCCTCTGGAAGAAGGGCGACGGGTTCGTCATCGACGGCTTCGGTCCGGACGGCGTCTCGGCGCGGGTGCTCGACGTCACGCGCAACGTCGTCAAGATCCAGACCGGTTATCTCTATCACTATGCCTTTGCCATGCTGATCGGCGTCGCCGGCCTGATCACCTGGTTCATGTTCATGGGGGGCCAGCAATGA